Proteins encoded together in one Neobacillus sp. FSL H8-0543 window:
- a CDS encoding CarD family transcriptional regulator, protein MMMFNIGDVIIYSTHGLSQIDDICEKTISDVTRTYYVLHPLGQANLTISTPVDNEKIVMLKLLNREEAEEILQSFKLPGISWIVDVRQRNKDYHKIVNTGDRKEIAKVANTLMRKELELSLIGKKVYDQDRKLLKTIQDLLFNEIASAFDTTVEEVFQKVYRMIK, encoded by the coding sequence ATGATGATGTTTAATATTGGAGATGTGATTATTTATTCAACACATGGCTTAAGCCAAATTGATGATATATGTGAAAAGACTATTTCAGACGTTACCAGAACGTATTATGTTTTGCATCCTCTTGGGCAGGCCAATTTAACAATAAGTACCCCTGTCGATAATGAAAAAATAGTTATGCTCAAGTTGCTGAATCGTGAAGAAGCCGAGGAGATTTTACAATCCTTTAAACTTCCTGGCATCAGTTGGATAGTGGATGTAAGGCAGCGAAATAAGGATTACCATAAGATTGTAAATACAGGAGATCGCAAGGAGATTGCAAAAGTAGCAAATACGTTGATGCGGAAAGAACTTGAACTTAGCCTGATAGGAAAGAAAGTTTATGATCAAGACCGTAAACTATTAAAAACCATTCAAGATCTACTTTTTAATGAGATAGCCTCTGCTTTCGATACGACTGTTGAAGAAGTATTCCAAAAGGTTTACCGTATGATTAAATAA
- a CDS encoding HIT domain-containing protein, producing the protein MADEIEDFYCDEVLSGKRTVEKVWETENTLAFYHTRPFYDVHIIVIPKKHITSLIDLHSDDKYVLDDLFSVIQEVSKQVNDKYGACTVSTNIGEYQSNKHLHWHVHFGNRIRYLDGTWC; encoded by the coding sequence ATGGCAGATGAGATAGAAGATTTTTACTGTGACGAGGTATTAAGCGGTAAAAGAACAGTAGAAAAAGTTTGGGAAACTGAGAATACTCTAGCCTTTTATCATACTCGTCCTTTTTATGATGTACATATCATTGTTATTCCAAAAAAACACATTACCTCACTTATAGACCTTCATTCTGATGATAAATATGTATTGGATGATCTGTTTTCAGTAATTCAGGAGGTATCAAAACAGGTAAACGATAAATATGGTGCTTGTACTGTATCCACTAATATAGGTGAATATCAGAGTAATAAGCATTTACACTGGCACGTCCATTTTGGAAATCGTATTAGATATTTGGATGGTACTTGGTGCTAA
- the fabF gene encoding beta-ketoacyl-ACP synthase II produces the protein MKKRVVVTGIGAVTPLGNDAFSTWEKIKNGHSGIAPITKFNTENYIVKVAGEVKNFSPDEFMDIKEARRMGVFTQYAVAASKMAIQDAGVEIGSNVDPERIGVWIGSGIGGLGEFEDQHKRFLDKGPRRVNPFTIPMFIPDMAAGRVSIELGAKGINNCSVTACASGANSIGDAFRVVQNGDIDMMIAGGTEAAITEMTISGFTNMTALSTNPDPTSASRPFDKNRDGFVIAEGAGILILEELEHALARGAKIYGELVGYGATGDAFHITTPAPQGEGAQRAMKVALNDAGLLPESVDYINAHGTSTPYNDLYETQAIKAVFGEHAYKLSVSSTKSMTGHLLGATGAVEAIFSLLSIKDGIIPPTINYQTPDDELDLDYVPNVAKTTNVEVALTNSLGFGGHNATLIFKKY, from the coding sequence ATGAAAAAACGAGTTGTTGTTACTGGGATTGGGGCAGTTACACCTTTAGGGAATGATGCTTTCTCTACATGGGAAAAGATTAAAAATGGCCATTCGGGAATTGCGCCAATAACAAAGTTTAATACTGAAAATTATATAGTTAAGGTAGCCGGCGAGGTGAAGAACTTTTCACCAGATGAATTTATGGATATCAAAGAAGCAAGAAGGATGGGAGTTTTCACTCAATATGCTGTTGCCGCAAGTAAAATGGCCATTCAAGATGCAGGTGTTGAAATAGGATCAAACGTGGATCCTGAACGGATTGGTGTCTGGATTGGTTCAGGTATTGGCGGGTTAGGCGAATTTGAGGATCAGCATAAAAGATTCTTAGACAAAGGCCCGCGAAGAGTTAATCCATTTACCATTCCGATGTTCATCCCGGACATGGCAGCTGGACGTGTATCGATCGAATTAGGTGCAAAAGGAATCAATAATTGCTCGGTTACCGCCTGTGCATCGGGTGCAAATTCCATCGGCGATGCCTTTCGAGTTGTACAGAATGGTGATATAGACATGATGATTGCTGGTGGTACAGAAGCAGCGATTACAGAAATGACCATATCCGGATTTACCAATATGACGGCACTTTCTACGAACCCTGATCCGACATCTGCCAGTCGTCCATTTGATAAAAACCGGGACGGCTTTGTTATTGCCGAAGGAGCTGGGATTCTAATTTTAGAAGAGCTAGAACATGCGCTTGCACGAGGTGCGAAAATCTACGGCGAGTTAGTTGGGTATGGGGCAACTGGGGATGCATTCCATATTACTACCCCAGCACCTCAAGGAGAGGGAGCTCAGCGGGCAATGAAAGTAGCATTAAATGATGCAGGCCTCCTTCCTGAAAGCGTGGATTACATTAATGCCCATGGAACAAGTACCCCCTATAATGATTTATACGAAACACAAGCTATAAAGGCAGTCTTTGGAGAACACGCCTATAAACTATCCGTTAGTTCCACAAAATCGATGACTGGGCATTTACTTGGAGCCACAGGTGCGGTCGAAGCTATTTTTTCACTTTTATCCATTAAGGATGGAATAATTCCGCCAACGATTAATTATCAAACGCCCGATGATGAGCTGGATTTAGATTATGTCCCTAATGTTGCTAAAACAACGAATGTAGAAGTCGCTCTGACCAACTCATTAGGCTTTGGCGGTCATAATGCTACATTGATTTTTAAAAAATATTAA
- a CDS encoding GNAT family N-acetyltransferase: protein MKYRKANIDDMDTLITLRKKQLVDEGIDPTIDIDRELYDFFQNKLSDGSLIQWLVEDKGEIIASGAVVIYEFPPSYTNKTGKKAYVTNMFTKETYRGQGIATSLLTKLVNEVKGAGITKIWLGASKLGRPVYKKFGFQETDEWLELNF from the coding sequence TTGAAATATCGTAAAGCAAATATCGATGACATGGATACGCTAATTACTTTAAGGAAAAAACAGTTAGTTGATGAGGGGATAGATCCCACTATTGATATTGATAGAGAACTATATGATTTCTTTCAAAATAAACTGAGTGATGGTTCTTTGATTCAATGGCTTGTAGAAGATAAGGGAGAAATTATTGCTAGTGGTGCAGTGGTTATTTATGAATTTCCACCAAGCTATACAAATAAGACTGGTAAAAAGGCTTACGTTACAAATATGTTTACTAAAGAAACTTACAGGGGACAAGGGATTGCGACGTCTTTGTTGACCAAGTTAGTTAATGAAGTTAAAGGTGCAGGTATTACAAAAATTTGGCTTGGTGCTTCCAAATTAGGGAGACCGGTATATAAAAAGTTTGGTTTTCAAGAAACGGATGAGTGGCTGGAGTTAAACTTTTAG
- a CDS encoding flagellar motor protein MotB, producing the protein MRKRKRAIGNDIEEHIDESWLIPYADLLTLLLALFIVLYASSIVDKEKYNSLMEVFKSELTGTKIESQQAGLSPTLPIPEENQGLLEEETDEKTNDEELDVLKQQLESFINDNSLQDMVSLKTTERGIEVSLKDLILFDSGEAKLKGGSYQTLNGLIGLINTVSNPISIEGHTDNVPAYNLIYASNWELSAARAISVLKYFESQQIDANRMQFSGYGEYQPLYPNDSYEHRQANRRVNIIILREK; encoded by the coding sequence ATGAGGAAACGGAAAAGAGCAATTGGCAATGACATCGAAGAACATATCGATGAATCCTGGCTGATTCCCTATGCCGATCTTTTGACGTTATTACTTGCTTTGTTCATTGTCCTCTATGCATCCAGTATTGTAGACAAGGAAAAATATAATTCACTTATGGAAGTCTTTAAATCGGAACTAACCGGGACAAAAATAGAAAGCCAACAGGCTGGCCTTTCTCCGACCCTACCTATACCAGAGGAAAACCAGGGATTACTGGAAGAGGAGACAGATGAAAAAACGAATGACGAAGAACTTGATGTGCTAAAACAACAGCTTGAAAGTTTTATAAACGACAACTCCCTTCAAGATATGGTCTCTCTAAAAACAACGGAAAGAGGGATTGAAGTGTCGTTAAAAGATTTGATTTTATTTGATTCCGGAGAAGCGAAGTTAAAAGGTGGTTCCTATCAAACTTTAAACGGACTCATTGGATTGATTAACACCGTTTCTAATCCAATCAGCATCGAGGGTCACACCGACAATGTTCCCGCTTATAATTTAATCTATGCCTCCAACTGGGAACTGTCTGCAGCACGAGCCATTAGCGTACTTAAATACTTTGAATCACAACAGATTGATGCCAACAGGATGCAATTTTCGGGATATGGCGAATATCAACCACTTTATCCTAATGATTCATATGAGCACCGACAAGCAAATCGTCGAGTGAATATTATTATTTTGCGTGAAAAATAA
- a CDS encoding patatin family protein, translating into MVNSGLILEGGGMRGLYTAGVLEYFMEQDLYFPYVIGVSAGACMAGSYLSRQAGRNKEVNLGFAGDRRYLSYQNFIKKRELFGMDFIFDEIPNKLVPFDLETFRKVPEQLIVGTTDCETGKPVYFDKDKHGEHLLKLLRASSSLPFVAPSVAYDNRLLLDGGISDPIPIRKAQDDGFQKNVIILTKPAGYYKRPSKLSSYFKYKQHPKINDLLVSRHEHYNETLAYIKEEEEKGNVFVLRPSVSLPVGRVEKNKTKLQDLYELGLQDAKRQIKNIEKFLTN; encoded by the coding sequence ATGGTAAACTCAGGCCTTATACTAGAAGGCGGTGGAATGCGAGGATTATACACAGCGGGAGTCCTAGAATATTTTATGGAGCAGGATTTGTATTTCCCCTATGTGATTGGCGTGTCAGCAGGTGCATGTATGGCGGGTTCTTATCTGTCTCGCCAAGCAGGAAGAAATAAGGAAGTTAATCTCGGCTTTGCAGGAGATAGGCGTTATCTTTCATACCAAAATTTCATTAAGAAACGGGAACTGTTTGGAATGGACTTTATTTTTGATGAAATCCCAAATAAGCTTGTTCCGTTCGACTTAGAGACATTTAGAAAAGTACCTGAACAATTAATTGTAGGAACAACGGATTGTGAAACCGGTAAACCTGTTTATTTCGATAAGGACAAACACGGCGAGCATTTATTAAAGCTACTTCGTGCTTCTAGTTCTTTGCCTTTTGTTGCCCCTAGTGTTGCGTACGACAATCGTCTACTGTTGGACGGTGGTATTAGTGACCCCATTCCAATTAGAAAGGCTCAAGACGATGGCTTTCAAAAAAATGTGATTATACTAACAAAGCCTGCAGGTTATTACAAACGTCCAAGTAAGCTTTCTTCTTACTTTAAATACAAGCAACATCCAAAAATTAATGATCTTTTAGTTAGTCGCCATGAACACTATAATGAAACACTAGCATACATCAAAGAGGAAGAAGAAAAAGGGAATGTTTTTGTCCTACGCCCCAGTGTCTCTTTGCCTGTAGGCAGAGTCGAAAAAAACAAAACCAAATTACAAGACTTATATGAACTTGGTTTACAAGACGCAAAAAGACAAATAAAAAACATCGAAAAATTCCTTACCAACTAG